One segment of Bradyrhizobium sp. WD16 DNA contains the following:
- a CDS encoding molybdopterin-dependent oxidoreductase, which produces MTYLINGESFEAEPRPGQCLRTLLRQLGWFGVKKGCDAGDCGACTVLLDGEPVHSCLIPAHRAEAREITTIEGLADGEALHPMQQAFLDAQAFQCGFCTPGMVLTCASLNQAQRTDLGRALKGNLCRCTGYRAIADALGGLKEVETDGAGDALGRSVAAPAARQVVRGEAPYTFDTDVSGFCHIKLLRSPHAHARIRAIDKRAALAVPGVHAVLTFEDAPSTRFTSGTHEYTVHDALDTRVLDDVVRFIGQRVAAVVADSEAAAEDGCRRLVVDYDVLPAVTDPVAALRPGAPIVHDTSARPDASGRPNVLTEIRYHLGDIEAGFAAADVVYENTFTTNRAQHAHLETHGGIAWRDEAGRINIRSSTQTPFLSRKLLARIFSLPEDQIRVVCGRLGGGFGGKQEMLVEDILALAVLRTGRPVKLEFTREEEFIGATTRHPMTIRVKAGARRDGDLTAIELDVVSNAGAYGNHSPEVLHHACGEAVAVYRCANKKVDGLAVYTHTVPSGAFRGFGLPQSTFAVESAMDELAHRLGIPPLDFRRRNVVRPGDTMESPSTAPGDVTFGSYGLMQCFDLAEAALRRPGAGIAAPSPEWLVGQGFGMTMIDTVPPFGHFADVTIRLRDDGDFDLVVGTVEFGNGTSTVHRQLAASALRVSVERIHLLQSDTDHGGHDTGAYGSAGTFVAGRASHLAAQALAERMLGFAAGLTDAPPEACRIDGGGIACGDRTLSFAEIARAAAARGERLAGDGHATGSPRSVAFNVQGFRVAVHPATGEVRILHSVQAADAGRVLNPMQCRGQVEGGVAQAIGAALYEDVVVDAEGRVTTAKFRDYHLPSFADLPRSEVLFADTVDEVGPAGAKSMSESPYNPVAAALGNAIADATGIRFRDLPLRPDRLYPALAEKFGKG; this is translated from the coding sequence ATGACCTACCTGATCAACGGCGAGAGCTTCGAAGCGGAGCCGCGTCCCGGCCAGTGCCTGCGCACCCTGCTGCGCCAGCTCGGCTGGTTCGGCGTCAAGAAGGGATGCGACGCCGGCGACTGCGGCGCCTGCACCGTGCTGCTCGACGGCGAACCGGTGCACAGCTGCCTGATCCCGGCCCACCGCGCCGAGGCGCGCGAGATCACCACCATCGAAGGTCTCGCCGACGGCGAGGCGCTGCATCCGATGCAGCAGGCCTTTCTCGACGCCCAGGCCTTCCAGTGCGGCTTCTGCACGCCGGGCATGGTGCTGACCTGCGCCTCGCTCAACCAGGCGCAGCGCACCGATCTCGGTCGGGCGCTGAAAGGCAATCTGTGCCGCTGCACCGGCTACCGCGCCATCGCCGACGCGCTCGGCGGGCTCAAGGAAGTCGAGACCGACGGCGCCGGCGACGCGCTCGGCCGCAGCGTCGCCGCGCCGGCGGCACGGCAGGTGGTGCGCGGCGAAGCGCCCTACACCTTCGACACCGATGTTTCGGGTTTTTGCCACATCAAGCTCTTGCGCTCGCCCCACGCCCATGCCCGCATCAGGGCCATCGACAAGCGCGCGGCCCTCGCCGTCCCCGGCGTTCACGCCGTGCTGACCTTCGAGGACGCGCCGTCGACGCGCTTCACCTCCGGCACCCACGAATACACAGTTCATGACGCGCTCGACACCCGCGTGCTCGACGATGTCGTCCGCTTCATCGGCCAGCGCGTCGCGGCCGTGGTCGCCGACAGCGAAGCGGCGGCGGAGGACGGCTGCCGCCGCCTCGTCGTCGATTACGACGTACTGCCGGCGGTGACCGACCCGGTCGCGGCGCTGCGGCCCGGGGCGCCGATCGTTCACGACACGTCGGCGCGGCCGGACGCGAGCGGCAGGCCCAACGTCCTGACCGAGATCCGCTACCATCTCGGCGACATCGAAGCCGGCTTCGCCGCCGCGGACGTCGTCTACGAGAACACCTTCACCACCAACCGCGCCCAGCATGCTCATCTCGAGACCCATGGCGGCATCGCCTGGCGCGACGAGGCCGGGCGGATCAATATCCGCTCCAGCACCCAGACGCCGTTCCTCAGCCGCAAGCTGCTCGCCCGCATCTTCTCGCTGCCCGAAGATCAGATTCGCGTCGTCTGCGGCCGGCTCGGCGGCGGCTTCGGCGGCAAGCAGGAGATGCTGGTCGAGGACATTCTCGCGCTGGCGGTGCTGCGCACCGGCCGGCCGGTGAAGCTCGAATTCACCCGCGAGGAAGAGTTCATCGGCGCCACCACGCGGCATCCGATGACGATCCGGGTCAAGGCCGGCGCGCGCCGCGACGGCGACTTGACGGCGATCGAGCTCGACGTCGTCTCCAATGCCGGCGCCTACGGCAATCACAGCCCCGAGGTGCTGCACCATGCCTGCGGCGAAGCGGTCGCGGTCTATCGCTGCGCCAACAAGAAGGTCGACGGCCTCGCCGTCTACACCCATACGGTGCCGAGCGGCGCGTTCCGCGGCTTCGGCCTGCCGCAGAGCACCTTCGCGGTGGAATCGGCGATGGACGAGCTGGCGCACCGGCTCGGCATCCCGCCGCTCGACTTCCGGCGCCGCAATGTGGTGCGCCCCGGCGATACGATGGAATCACCGTCGACCGCGCCCGGCGACGTCACCTTCGGCAGCTACGGGCTGATGCAGTGCTTCGATCTCGCCGAGGCGGCGCTGCGCCGGCCGGGCGCCGGCATCGCCGCGCCGTCGCCGGAATGGCTCGTCGGCCAAGGCTTCGGCATGACCATGATCGACACCGTGCCGCCGTTCGGCCATTTCGCCGACGTCACCATTCGTCTGCGCGACGACGGCGACTTCGACCTCGTCGTCGGCACCGTCGAGTTCGGCAACGGCACCAGCACGGTGCATCGCCAGCTCGCCGCCAGCGCGCTTCGCGTCAGCGTCGAGCGGATCCACCTGTTGCAGTCCGACACCGATCACGGCGGCCACGATACCGGCGCCTATGGCAGCGCCGGCACCTTCGTCGCCGGACGGGCGAGCCATCTCGCCGCGCAGGCGCTGGCCGAGCGCATGCTGGGCTTCGCCGCCGGCCTCACCGATGCGCCGCCCGAGGCGTGCAGGATCGACGGCGGCGGCATCGCCTGCGGCGATCGCACCCTGAGCTTCGCCGAGATCGCCCGCGCCGCCGCGGCGCGCGGCGAACGGCTCGCCGGCGACGGCCACGCCACCGGCAGCCCGCGCTCGGTCGCCTTCAACGTCCAGGGTTTCCGCGTCGCGGTGCATCCCGCGACCGGCGAGGTGCGGATCCTCCACAGCGTCCAGGCGGCCGATGCCGGGCGAGTGCTCAACCCGATGCAGTGCCGCGGTCAGGTCGAGGGCGGCGTCGCCCAGGCGATTGGCGCCGCGCTCTATGAAGACGTCGTGGTCGACGCCGAGGGCCGGGTGACCACGGCGAAATTCCGCGACTACCACCTACCCTCCTTCGCCGACCTGCCGCGCTCCGAGGTGCTGTTCGCCGACACGGTCGACGAAGTCGGCCCCGCCGGCGCCAAGTCCATGAGCGAAAGCCCCTACAATCCGGTCGCGGCGGCGCTCGGCAACGCCATCGCCGATGCCACCGGCATCCGCTTCCGCGACCTGCCGCTGCGGCCCGACCGCCTCTATCCGGCGCTGGCGGAGAAGTTCGGCAAGGGGTGA
- the kdpB gene encoding potassium-transporting ATPase subunit KdpB codes for MDTTHIVRKRQVTSALFDPQILVPAIGSAFVKLDPRTLIKNPVMFVLEVVTVLTTVILLRDIVTGGGEIGFEVQIILWLWFTILFANFAEAIAEGRGKAQADALRKTRTETSAKLLTGSGREFKLAPSTSLKVGDVVLVEAGDTIPSDGEVVEGVASVNEAAITGESAPVIRESGGDRSAVTGGTQVLSDWIRVRITAAAGSTFLDRMINLVEGAARQKTPNEIALNILLIGLTIIFVFATATIPSYVAYAGGTVSIVVLVALFVTLIPTTIGALLSAIGIAGMDRLVRFNVLAMSGRAVEAAGDVDTLLLDKTGTITLGNRQASAFRPVRGVTEKELADAAQLASLADETPEGRSIVVLAKEKHGIRGRDIAEIGAHFIPFTAQSRMSGVEIGSSWVRKGAVDAVINFLNAGGTASASGNVVRAMQPALSTEATREINAIAEEIAKAGGTPLAVARDGKLLGIIHLKDIVKGGIRERFAELRRMGIRTVMITGDNPMTAAAIAAEAGVDDFLAQATPEDKLRLIRDEQAKGKLVAMCGDGTNDAPALAQADVGVAMNTGTQAAREAGNMVDLDSNPTKLIEIVEIGKQLLMTRGALTTFSIANDVAKYFAIIPAMFLAFYPQLQALNIMNLSSPQSAILSAIIFNALIIIALIPLSLKGVAYRAVGAGALLRRNLLVYGLGGIIIPFIGIKAIDLVVAALHLA; via the coding sequence ATGGATACCACTCACATCGTGCGGAAGCGCCAGGTCACGTCGGCGCTGTTCGATCCGCAGATCCTCGTCCCGGCGATCGGCTCGGCCTTCGTCAAGCTCGATCCCCGCACGCTGATCAAGAACCCGGTAATGTTCGTGCTGGAAGTCGTGACGGTGCTGACCACGGTCATCCTGCTGCGCGACATCGTCACCGGCGGCGGCGAGATCGGCTTCGAAGTTCAGATCATCCTGTGGCTGTGGTTCACCATCCTGTTCGCCAATTTCGCCGAGGCGATCGCCGAGGGCCGCGGCAAGGCGCAGGCCGATGCCCTGCGCAAGACCCGCACCGAGACCAGCGCCAAACTGCTGACCGGCAGCGGGCGGGAGTTCAAGCTCGCCCCCAGCACATCGCTGAAGGTCGGCGACGTCGTGCTGGTCGAAGCCGGCGACACCATCCCCTCCGACGGCGAGGTGGTCGAGGGCGTGGCCTCGGTCAACGAGGCGGCGATCACCGGTGAATCCGCGCCGGTGATCCGCGAATCCGGCGGCGACCGCTCGGCGGTGACCGGCGGCACCCAGGTCCTGTCGGACTGGATCCGCGTCCGCATCACCGCGGCGGCGGGCTCGACCTTCCTCGACCGTATGATCAACCTCGTCGAGGGCGCCGCCCGGCAGAAGACGCCGAACGAGATCGCCCTCAACATTCTGCTGATCGGGCTGACCATCATCTTCGTCTTCGCCACCGCGACGATCCCGAGCTATGTGGCCTATGCGGGCGGCACGGTCTCGATCGTGGTGCTGGTGGCGCTGTTCGTCACCCTGATCCCGACCACCATCGGCGCCCTGCTTTCGGCCATCGGCATCGCCGGCATGGACCGCCTGGTCCGCTTCAACGTGCTGGCGATGTCCGGCCGCGCGGTGGAGGCCGCCGGCGACGTCGACACCCTGCTGCTCGACAAGACCGGCACCATCACCCTCGGCAACCGCCAGGCATCCGCCTTCCGGCCGGTGCGCGGCGTCACCGAGAAGGAGCTCGCCGACGCGGCGCAGCTCGCCTCGCTCGCCGACGAGACGCCGGAAGGCCGCTCGATCGTGGTGCTGGCCAAGGAGAAACACGGCATCAGGGGCCGCGACATTGCCGAGATCGGCGCCCATTTCATTCCGTTCACGGCCCAGAGCCGGATGAGCGGCGTCGAGATCGGCTCGTCCTGGGTCCGCAAGGGCGCCGTCGACGCGGTGATCAACTTTCTCAACGCGGGGGGCACCGCCAGCGCCTCGGGCAACGTCGTCCGCGCCATGCAGCCGGCGCTCAGCACCGAGGCGACGCGGGAAATCAACGCGATCGCCGAGGAAATCGCCAAGGCCGGCGGCACGCCGCTGGCGGTGGCGAGGGACGGCAAGCTGCTCGGCATCATCCACCTCAAGGACATCGTCAAGGGCGGCATCCGCGAGCGCTTCGCCGAGCTGCGCCGCATGGGCATCCGCACGGTGATGATCACCGGCGACAACCCGATGACTGCGGCGGCCATCGCCGCCGAAGCCGGCGTCGACGACTTCCTCGCCCAGGCGACGCCGGAGGACAAGCTGCGCCTGATCCGCGACGAACAGGCCAAAGGCAAGCTGGTGGCGATGTGCGGCGACGGCACCAACGACGCCCCCGCGCTCGCCCAGGCCGATGTCGGTGTCGCCATGAATACCGGCACCCAGGCGGCGCGCGAAGCCGGCAACATGGTCGATCTCGATTCCAACCCGACCAAGCTGATCGAGATCGTCGAGATCGGCAAACAGCTGCTGATGACCCGTGGCGCGCTGACGACCTTCTCCATCGCCAACGACGTCGCCAAGTATTTCGCCATCATCCCGGCGATGTTCCTGGCGTTCTATCCGCAGCTTCAGGCGCTCAACATCATGAATCTATCGAGCCCGCAAAGCGCCATCCTCTCGGCCATCATCTTCAACGCGCTGATCATCATCGCGCTGATCCCGCTGTCGCTGAAGGGCGTCGCCTATCGCGCCGTCGGCGCCGGCGCGCTGCTCCGCCGCAACCTGCTGGTTTACGGCCTTGGCGGCATCATCATTCCGTTCATCGGCATCAAGGCCATCGACCTCGTCGTCGCTGCGCTGCATCTGGCGTGA
- a CDS encoding K(+)-transporting ATPase subunit C, with product MLKELRPAVVFIVALTVITGLVYPLAMTGIAQALFPRQAQGSLIEHHGQVVGSALIGQAFAQDRYFHGRPSATNAPDPNDSAKTVDAPYNASNSMGSNLGPTNKALIERVKGEVEKLKAENPSAAVPIDLVTTSGSGLDPNLSPEAALFQVGRVAKARQMSEDRIRQLVQQHIEGRWLGLLGEPRVNVLALNLALDQLK from the coding sequence ATGTTGAAGGAACTCCGCCCCGCCGTGGTCTTCATCGTCGCCCTGACGGTGATCACCGGCCTCGTCTATCCCCTCGCCATGACCGGGATCGCCCAGGCCCTCTTCCCCCGCCAGGCGCAGGGCAGCCTGATCGAGCACCACGGCCAGGTGGTCGGCTCGGCGCTGATCGGCCAGGCCTTCGCGCAAGACAGGTACTTCCACGGCCGGCCGTCGGCCACCAATGCGCCGGATCCGAATGATTCGGCCAAGACCGTCGATGCGCCCTACAACGCCTCGAACTCCATGGGCTCCAATCTCGGCCCCACCAACAAGGCCCTGATCGAGCGGGTCAAAGGCGAGGTCGAGAAGCTGAAGGCGGAAAATCCGTCGGCGGCCGTCCCGATCGACCTCGTCACCACGTCGGGCAGCGGCCTCGACCCGAACCTGTCGCCCGAAGCCGCCCTCTTCCAGGTCGGGCGGGTTGCGAAAGCCCGACAGATGTCGGAGGATCGAATTCGACAGCTGGTCCAGCAACACATCGAAGGACGCTGGCTGGGCCTCCTGGGCGAGCCGCGGGTCAACGTGCTCGCCCTCAATCTGGCCCTCGATCAGCTGAAGTGA
- a CDS encoding transporter, giving the protein MAGQTVTIFASVAVTALAVTTTARAYEFGFPGSVQSAGIVIGASAEAPPPGLYGFNQVFTYQARIVGPGAPTVNGAQVSSKSDSASAGLLWVPGWSFLGASYDVVGVVPFTSTTVGSPIDFAPAGMQNAFLANELSWRLGETGFFIKTGLGLYVPTGTQQGPAGLSNVGVPWWTFEPSLVLSYVKDGWNLTANLFEEINTANRLTNYRTGNVLHAEFTATKSFDKWTLGPVAYYVGQVTDDRSSAFYNGAINVNRYNVWAVGGLVGYDFGPASINVWGLKEISASASGGRAGSPGVDTATITKGFAIFAQLNYRIWAPEEPAARSIPYVRK; this is encoded by the coding sequence TTGGCTGGACAGACCGTAACGATATTCGCTTCGGTTGCAGTCACGGCATTGGCAGTCACGACGACGGCGCGAGCGTACGAATTCGGTTTTCCAGGCTCGGTCCAATCGGCCGGCATCGTGATCGGTGCGTCGGCAGAGGCGCCGCCGCCCGGACTCTACGGGTTCAATCAGGTGTTCACATATCAGGCAAGAATTGTCGGACCTGGTGCACCAACGGTCAATGGGGCGCAAGTGAGCTCCAAGTCCGACTCGGCGTCGGCTGGCCTGCTTTGGGTCCCAGGCTGGAGTTTCCTCGGTGCGAGCTATGATGTCGTTGGCGTGGTGCCGTTTACGTCCACGACGGTTGGAAGTCCGATTGATTTTGCGCCAGCGGGGATGCAGAACGCATTCCTTGCGAACGAGCTGAGCTGGAGGCTTGGAGAGACAGGTTTCTTCATAAAGACTGGTCTTGGATTGTACGTTCCCACCGGCACCCAGCAGGGGCCGGCAGGTTTGTCCAACGTCGGCGTCCCTTGGTGGACATTCGAGCCAAGCCTTGTCTTGTCCTACGTGAAGGACGGCTGGAATCTCACGGCGAACCTCTTCGAGGAAATCAATACTGCAAACCGGCTTACAAACTACCGCACCGGCAACGTCCTCCACGCCGAGTTCACCGCGACGAAGTCCTTTGACAAGTGGACCCTTGGCCCCGTCGCCTACTATGTAGGCCAGGTGACCGATGACCGATCGAGTGCCTTCTATAACGGTGCGATCAATGTCAACCGCTACAACGTATGGGCCGTCGGTGGTCTTGTCGGTTACGACTTCGGCCCCGCAAGCATTAACGTCTGGGGGCTGAAAGAAATTTCGGCAAGTGCGTCGGGCGGCAGGGCAGGTTCGCCTGGTGTCGATACTGCTACGATCACGAAAGGATTTGCGATCTTTGCTCAGCTTAACTATCGCATTTGGGCGCCTGAAGAACCCGCCGCGCGCTCAATTCCCTATGTGCGTAAGTGA
- a CDS encoding AraC family transcriptional regulator, with product MDKLDRGRGLTDILLSEHDLLRSTLGDPYAAIPLRHYITMLEHAAVALGDFWLGLHLGQNMRFSDLGPLGPYLAAASTARSAFERMSRFLHVLQSHTLVRLDVSGKTTIWTYQVEDPTIWPRVQDSELTLAGTCQVVRFFLGQHWSPSEVHFEHGAPDDCSAHQRFFRAPVLFSQPTNRLFFSTADVDRPVRNEDPDLSRVLERHIADLLAKQETEADILRQVQRLIVLNMGRNRITVDRLAGDLGISTRTLQRELSKQNTSLRLLLRAHRQTLAESRFAAGRCRSADIAQTLGYADATAFWRAFKSWTGATPRDFQNQRKRYSPPQ from the coding sequence GTGGACAAGCTCGACCGCGGGCGCGGGCTGACGGACATCTTGTTGAGCGAGCATGACCTGCTCCGTTCAACGCTGGGGGACCCTTACGCCGCGATCCCGCTCAGGCACTACATAACGATGCTAGAACACGCGGCGGTCGCACTTGGGGATTTCTGGTTGGGGCTACATCTCGGACAAAACATGAGGTTTTCCGACCTTGGTCCGCTAGGGCCCTACCTTGCGGCCGCGTCGACGGCACGATCCGCGTTCGAGCGCATGTCGCGTTTTCTCCATGTACTTCAGAGCCACACCTTGGTGAGGCTGGACGTGTCGGGAAAGACGACAATCTGGACGTACCAGGTCGAGGATCCGACGATTTGGCCGCGCGTTCAAGACAGCGAATTGACGCTCGCCGGAACCTGTCAGGTTGTCCGCTTTTTCCTCGGACAGCACTGGTCTCCATCGGAAGTGCATTTCGAACACGGCGCGCCTGACGATTGCTCCGCGCATCAGCGTTTTTTTCGGGCTCCGGTCCTTTTCTCACAGCCAACCAATCGGCTCTTCTTTTCAACCGCCGATGTCGACCGTCCGGTTCGCAATGAAGATCCGGATCTCAGTCGCGTGCTCGAAAGACACATCGCTGATCTTCTTGCTAAACAAGAGACGGAAGCCGACATATTGCGTCAGGTGCAACGTCTCATCGTGCTAAACATGGGCCGTAATCGAATTACGGTCGATAGACTGGCCGGGGATCTTGGTATCTCAACACGAACGTTGCAGCGGGAGCTGTCCAAGCAGAACACCTCACTTCGGCTTCTGCTCAGAGCACATCGCCAGACCCTGGCCGAATCCCGCTTTGCGGCCGGTCGCTGCCGCTCGGCGGATATTGCACAGACGTTGGGCTATGCAGATGCGACTGCGTTTTGGCGGGCCTTTAAGAGTTGGACCGGCGCGACGCCTCGTGATTTTCAAAATCAGAGAAAGAGATATTCTCCACCACAATAA
- a CDS encoding K(+)-transporting ATPase subunit F: MAFDQILAATVTVGLLVYLTYALLRPERF, from the coding sequence ATGGCTTTCGATCAAATTCTCGCCGCGACGGTAACGGTCGGCCTTCTGGTCTACCTCACCTACGCGCTGCTCCGGCCCGAACGGTTCTAG
- the kdpA gene encoding potassium-transporting ATPase subunit KdpA — protein MTMLGWIQVILYCAIIVALVKPVGWYMTAVFNGERTPLSLVLRPVEVALYKLGGVDEKREQGWIGYTIAMLLFHVGGFAILYALMRLQAVLPFNPAGQSAVAPDLSFNTAISFITNTNWQNYGGEGTMSYLTQMLGLTHQNFLSAATGIVLAVALIRGFARASARTIGNFWVDLTRCTLYILLPVCVVFTLFLVWQGIPQTLGPSIEATTLEGARQTIAVGPVASQVAIKMLGTNGGGFFNANAAHPFENPTALSNFVQMLSIFVLGAALTNVFGRMVGDQRQGWAILGAMGVLFIAGVAVCYWAEAHGNDALTALGLGGGNMEGKEVRFGIVASALFAVITTAASCGAVNAMHDSFNALGGMIPLINMQLGEIIIGGVGAGLYGMLLFVILAIFVAGLMVGRTPEYVGKKIEAKEVKMAMLAILILPLMYLGWTAVAVVYPTAVASMANPGPHGFSEVLYAYTSQTANNGSAFGGLTGNILFYNVTGAISMFIGRFWMIIPAMAIAGSLAAKKSVPPSAGTFPTTGPLFVGLVVGVILIVGGLTFFPALALGPIAEHLAMTAGTLFASN, from the coding sequence ATGACGATGCTCGGCTGGATTCAAGTCATTCTCTATTGCGCCATCATCGTGGCGCTGGTGAAGCCGGTGGGATGGTACATGACCGCCGTCTTCAACGGCGAACGCACCCCGCTGTCGCTCGTGCTGCGCCCCGTTGAGGTTGCCCTCTACAAGCTCGGCGGCGTCGACGAAAAACGCGAGCAGGGCTGGATCGGCTATACCATCGCCATGCTGCTGTTCCATGTCGGCGGCTTCGCCATCCTCTATGCCCTGATGCGCCTGCAGGCCGTGCTGCCGTTCAATCCCGCCGGGCAGTCGGCGGTGGCTCCCGACCTCTCGTTCAACACCGCGATCAGCTTCATCACCAACACCAACTGGCAGAACTACGGCGGCGAAGGCACGATGTCGTACCTCACCCAGATGCTGGGGCTGACGCATCAGAACTTCCTGTCCGCCGCCACCGGCATCGTGCTCGCCGTGGCGCTGATCCGCGGCTTCGCCCGCGCCTCCGCCAGGACCATCGGCAATTTCTGGGTCGATCTCACCCGCTGCACGCTCTACATCCTGCTGCCGGTCTGCGTCGTCTTCACGCTCTTCCTGGTCTGGCAGGGAATTCCGCAGACGCTGGGACCGTCTATCGAGGCGACGACGCTGGAAGGCGCCAGGCAGACCATCGCCGTGGGGCCGGTGGCCTCCCAGGTCGCGATCAAGATGCTCGGCACCAACGGCGGCGGCTTCTTCAACGCCAACGCCGCGCACCCGTTCGAGAACCCGACGGCACTGTCGAACTTCGTCCAGATGCTGTCGATCTTCGTCCTCGGCGCGGCGCTGACCAACGTGTTCGGCCGGATGGTCGGCGACCAGCGCCAGGGCTGGGCGATCCTCGGCGCCATGGGCGTGCTGTTCATCGCCGGTGTCGCCGTCTGCTACTGGGCGGAAGCCCACGGCAATGACGCCCTGACCGCACTCGGCCTCGGCGGCGGCAACATGGAGGGCAAGGAAGTCCGCTTCGGCATCGTCGCCTCCGCCCTGTTCGCCGTCATCACCACCGCGGCCTCCTGCGGTGCCGTCAACGCCATGCACGATTCCTTCAACGCGCTCGGCGGCATGATCCCGCTGATCAACATGCAGCTCGGCGAGATCATCATCGGCGGCGTCGGCGCCGGCCTCTACGGCATGCTGCTGTTCGTGATCCTGGCGATCTTCGTCGCCGGGCTGATGGTGGGCCGCACCCCGGAATATGTCGGCAAGAAGATCGAGGCCAAGGAGGTGAAGATGGCGATGCTGGCCATCCTGATCCTGCCCTTGATGTATCTCGGCTGGACCGCGGTGGCGGTGGTCTATCCGACCGCCGTCGCTTCCATGGCCAATCCCGGCCCGCATGGCTTTTCCGAGGTGCTCTATGCCTACACCTCGCAGACCGCCAACAACGGCTCGGCCTTCGGCGGCCTGACCGGCAACATCCTGTTCTACAACGTCACCGGTGCGATCTCGATGTTCATCGGGCGATTCTGGATGATCATCCCGGCGATGGCGATCGCCGGATCGCTGGCGGCGAAGAAATCGGTGCCGCCATCGGCCGGCACATTCCCGACCACCGGCCCGCTGTTCGTCGGCCTCGTCGTCGGCGTGATCCTGATCGTCGGCGGCCTCACCTTCTTCCCGGCGCTGGCCCTCGGCCCGATCGCCGAGCACCTGGCGATGACGGCCGGCACCCTGTTTGCCTCGAATTGA
- a CDS encoding xanthine dehydrogenase family protein subunit M, with translation MDLNTITEIARPASRAELPKWTAGDAWLAGGTWLYSEPQPRLTRLIDLTELGWPALQLSDDGLEIAATCSVAELHAAASALAPQWRAAPLFEQCCHAFLASFKIWKTATVGGNLCLALPAGAMISLTAALDGVCTIWSPDGSERRLPVLDFIEGPQRSALAAGELLRAVQIPAAALGARTAFRQISLTPVGRSAALVIGKTAAGGGLDLTVTASTRRPLRLAFDTMPDAPALHARIIGDIPDALYHDDHHGDPAWRRQMTLRLAEDIRRELADEAP, from the coding sequence ATGGACCTGAACACCATCACCGAAATCGCCCGGCCGGCCTCTCGTGCCGAGCTGCCCAAATGGACGGCAGGCGATGCCTGGCTGGCAGGCGGCACCTGGCTTTATTCCGAACCGCAGCCGCGCCTCACGCGGCTGATCGATCTGACCGAACTTGGCTGGCCCGCGCTGCAGCTGAGCGACGACGGTCTCGAGATCGCGGCGACCTGCAGCGTCGCCGAATTGCACGCGGCGGCGTCGGCGCTTGCGCCGCAATGGCGCGCGGCACCGCTGTTCGAACAGTGCTGCCACGCCTTCCTCGCCTCCTTCAAGATCTGGAAGACCGCGACCGTCGGCGGCAATCTCTGTCTGGCGCTGCCCGCCGGGGCGATGATCTCGCTCACCGCGGCGCTCGACGGCGTTTGCACCATCTGGTCGCCCGACGGCAGCGAACGCCGATTGCCGGTGCTGGACTTCATTGAAGGACCGCAACGTTCGGCACTGGCCGCCGGCGAGTTGCTGCGCGCGGTGCAGATCCCGGCAGCGGCGCTCGGTGCCCGCACCGCCTTCCGCCAGATCTCGCTGACGCCGGTCGGCCGCTCCGCGGCGCTCGTAATCGGCAAGACCGCAGCCGGCGGCGGGCTCGACCTCACCGTCACCGCCTCGACCAGGCGCCCGCTCCGCCTCGCCTTCGACACCATGCCCGACGCGCCGGCGCTGCACGCGCGGATCATCGGCGACATCCCCGATGCGCTCTACCATGACGATCACCACGGCGATCCGGCCTGGCGCCGGCAGATGACGCTGCGGCTCGCCGAGGACATCCGTCGCGAACTGGCCGACGAGGCGCCATGA
- a CDS encoding transposase, which produces MATDFSPEILDQILAGGSLKPEDLAGEDGLFRRLKKALLERALGAELTHHLGYEKGDPAGRGTGNSRNGTSSKALLTDDGEIEIEVPRARTARRHVQHHQVHRPSAEPPFCPGGFPTRQRHLPAAAPTHAGPLDRDRSPMKVQPACRSSPPMAVLVL; this is translated from the coding sequence ATGGCTACGGATTTTTCACCTGAGATTTTGGACCAGATTCTTGCCGGGGGCAGCCTCAAGCCGGAAGACCTGGCCGGCGAAGACGGGCTTTTCAGACGACTGAAGAAGGCGCTTTTGGAGCGCGCACTGGGTGCGGAGCTGACCCATCACCTTGGCTATGAGAAGGGCGACCCGGCGGGCCGTGGAACGGGCAACAGCCGCAACGGCACGAGCAGCAAAGCGCTGTTGACGGACGACGGCGAGATCGAGATCGAGGTGCCGCGCGCCCGAACGGCGCGTCGACACGTTCAGCACCATCAGGTTCATCGCCCATCGGCTGAGCCACCCTTCTGCCCGGGCGGTTTCCCAACTCGGCAGCGCCATCTCCCCGCCGCCGCGCCGACGCACGCGGGGCCGCTCGACCGGGACCGTTCCCCCATGAAAGTCCAGCCGGCCTGTCGGTCGTCCCCACCGATGGCCGTCCTTGTCCTTTGA